In Aedes albopictus strain Foshan chromosome 3, AalbF5, whole genome shotgun sequence, the following are encoded in one genomic region:
- the LOC109621453 gene encoding DNA-directed RNA polymerase III subunit RPC7 — protein MAGRGRGKATGSLTQEQLQSMGVTRNEMQTVSSAAPPPLYPILQSKPVPLESNADRDYKILWKEDFISYLRESPYYTTVKSSKGPVQRYSDKVINVIENDPKRKSEGDFLWSLMPAELKPTFKRSKSAANGASKGAKKAKVVDINAKLSELEQKESFLDDTDVKKEKASDSEDEKDDDEQEEEVADEEMDDENDYGNNYFDNGEGYNEEDDNLDDGPVY, from the exons ATGGCAGGCCGTGGCCGCGGGAAGGCCACCGGTTCCCTCACGCAGGAACAACTGCAATCGATGGGCGTTACCAGGAACGAAATGCAGACCGTTTCGTCCGCCGCACCACCACCGCTGTATCCGATTCTGCAGTCGAAGCCGGTTCCTCTGGAG TCAAACGCCGACCGGGATTATAAAATTCTCTGGAAGGAAGACTTCATATCGTACCTCCGAGAATCGCCGTACTACACTACAGTTAAAAGCTCCAAAGGTCCTGTCCAGCGATACTCCGATAAGGTCATT AATGTAATAGAGAATGATCCGAAGCGCAAGTCCGAAGGCGACTTCCTGTGGAGTCTGATGCCGGCGGAATTGAAACCAACGTTCAAGCGGTCAAAGTCGGCTGCCAATGGGGCATCGAAGGGTGCCAAGAAAGCCAAGGTGGTGGACATTAATGCCAAGCTTAGTGAGCTGGAACAGAAGGAATCGTTTCTGGATGATACGGATGTTAAGAAGGAGAAGGCAAGCGATTCTGAGGATGAAAAGGATGACGACGAGCAGGAAGAGGAAGTGGCTGACGAAGAGATGGACGATGAGAATGATTACGGGAATAATTACTTTGACAACGGGGAGGGATATAACGAAGAGGACGATAATTTGGATGATGGTCCAGTTTATTAA